Proteins encoded by one window of Xylella fastidiosa:
- the hslU gene encoding ATP-dependent protease ATPase subunit HslU: MPSKTDFTSSTMTPREIVQELDRHIVGQQAAKRSVAIALRNRWRRMQLPEELRNEVMPKNILMIGPTGVGKTEIARRLATLANAPFVKVEATRFTEVGYVGKDVEQIGRDLVDTAVKMYREQAKVRVRTQAEEYAEERILDALLPRRSVGIGFDADADAIRQEPSAHESETRAKFRRMLRSGELEEREIELDVAVNVSMDIMTPPGMEEMGQQLRQMFSNIGGGKSQKRKLAIKAARPLLIEEEAAKLVNEDEIRAAAIEACEQNGIVFIDEIDKVVKRGDTVGGGDVSREGVQRDLLPLVEGSNVSTKYGTIRTNHILFIASGAFHLTKPSDLIPELQGRFPIRVELDALSKADFIRILTEPKAALTKQYQELLKTEGVSLDFTEDAIDRIAEIAYLVNERQENIGARRLHTVLERLLETLSYESPDRDGESVTVDADYVNAHLGELVKDPDLSRYIL, translated from the coding sequence ATGCCTTCTAAGACTGATTTCACTTCCTCAACCATGACGCCACGCGAGATTGTGCAGGAGCTTGATCGCCATATTGTTGGTCAGCAGGCCGCGAAGCGGTCTGTGGCAATTGCGTTGCGTAATCGTTGGCGCCGTATGCAGTTGCCTGAGGAGTTGCGTAATGAGGTGATGCCTAAGAACATTTTGATGATCGGTCCGACGGGCGTAGGTAAGACGGAGATTGCACGCCGTTTGGCAACTTTGGCTAATGCACCGTTTGTCAAAGTCGAGGCGACGCGTTTCACTGAGGTGGGCTACGTTGGCAAGGATGTGGAACAAATCGGGCGTGATTTGGTTGATACCGCAGTCAAAATGTATCGTGAGCAAGCTAAGGTGCGTGTACGCACTCAGGCTGAGGAGTACGCTGAGGAGCGCATTCTTGACGCGTTATTGCCGCGTCGTAGCGTTGGTATCGGTTTTGATGCTGATGCCGATGCTATACGTCAAGAACCCTCTGCGCATGAGAGTGAGACTAGGGCGAAGTTCCGTCGTATGTTGCGCAGCGGTGAGTTAGAAGAGCGCGAGATTGAGTTGGACGTTGCTGTCAACGTGAGTATGGACATTATGACTCCTCCTGGTATGGAGGAAATGGGTCAGCAGTTGCGTCAGATGTTCTCCAATATTGGGGGAGGCAAGTCTCAGAAGCGTAAGCTGGCGATCAAGGCGGCACGCCCGTTATTAATCGAAGAAGAGGCGGCTAAGCTGGTCAACGAAGACGAAATCCGTGCTGCAGCGATCGAAGCTTGCGAACAGAATGGGATCGTCTTTATTGATGAGATCGATAAGGTCGTTAAACGTGGTGATACTGTTGGCGGCGGTGATGTGAGTCGCGAAGGTGTGCAGCGCGATTTGCTGCCATTGGTAGAGGGGTCGAATGTGTCGACCAAGTACGGCACGATCAGGACCAACCACATTTTGTTCATTGCTTCCGGTGCCTTTCACCTCACCAAGCCAAGCGATTTAATTCCGGAGTTGCAAGGCCGTTTCCCGATTCGGGTGGAGTTGGATGCGCTGAGTAAAGCGGATTTTATCCGTATCCTGACAGAGCCGAAGGCGGCGCTCACTAAGCAGTATCAGGAATTGTTGAAAACGGAAGGTGTGTCGCTTGATTTTACAGAGGATGCGATTGACCGTATTGCCGAGATTGCTTATTTGGTCAACGAGCGTCAGGAGAATATCGGTGCGCGGCGTTTGCACACGGTGTTGGAGCGATTGTTGGAAACGCTGAGTTATGAGTCTCCGGATCGTGATGGCGAGTCCGTGACGGTCGATGCCGATTATGTCAATGCGCATTTGGGGGAATTAGTGAAGGATCCAGATCTGAGTCGTTACATTTTGTAA
- the ubiE gene encoding bifunctional demethylmenaquinone methyltransferase/2-methoxy-6-polyprenyl-1,4-benzoquinol methylase UbiE, with product MSESSEKTSTTHFGFRQVAAKDKKTLVAEVFTSVSRRYDLMNDLMSLGIHRAWKRYFVATAQVKSGDRVLDLAGGTGDIAMLLKNRVGAEGSIVLGDINASMLSVGRDRLIDRGVVARLDYVQCNAEALPFQDKCFDLVTMSFGLRNVTDKDAALREMFRVLKVGGQARVLEFSAVTAEWFKPIYDFHSFQVLPRLGRLFARDAASYRYLAESIRKHPPQEELQAMMGSAGFERCGYRNLTGGIVAIHSGYKY from the coding sequence ATGAGTGAATCTTCCGAGAAAACCAGCACGACCCATTTCGGCTTCCGTCAGGTTGCGGCCAAGGACAAGAAGACGCTGGTTGCCGAGGTGTTTACTTCGGTCTCACGTCGCTATGACTTGATGAACGATCTGATGAGCCTGGGTATTCATCGGGCCTGGAAGCGTTACTTCGTCGCTACTGCTCAGGTGAAGTCAGGTGACCGTGTGCTTGACCTTGCAGGGGGCACCGGCGATATCGCAATGCTATTGAAGAATCGGGTTGGTGCAGAGGGGAGTATCGTACTTGGCGATATCAATGCCAGCATGCTGTCCGTTGGGCGGGATAGGCTGATTGATCGTGGCGTGGTCGCTCGTCTGGACTATGTGCAATGCAACGCTGAAGCGCTGCCGTTTCAGGATAAGTGCTTCGACTTGGTGACGATGTCTTTTGGTTTGCGCAATGTGACCGACAAAGATGCAGCGCTGCGCGAGATGTTCCGTGTGCTGAAGGTGGGTGGCCAGGCAAGGGTACTGGAATTCTCCGCAGTAACTGCCGAGTGGTTTAAGCCAATTTATGATTTCCATTCCTTCCAGGTGTTACCGCGTCTGGGGCGGTTGTTTGCTAGGGATGCTGCTAGCTATCGTTACCTTGCTGAGAGCATTCGGAAGCATCCACCGCAGGAAGAGTTGCAGGCGATGATGGGGTCGGCTGGGTTTGAGCGTTGTGGCTATAGGAATTTGACCGGTGGCATTGTTGCGATTCATTCCGGATATAAATATTGA
- a CDS encoding M1 family metallopeptidase gives MCPLIPRLFGLAAIVMVGCSNQSASVVPSSMSAHVVAVGKADIRRHDESSYAESDKVVIKHLALDLKLDFDKKTLAGTATYSLDWKDKDAKQIVLDTRELSIEKIEVDDGQGHLNQLKFVLFPADKILGSKLVIETPSQPTQIRVTYRTAPSASGLQWMEPAMTEGKRLPFMFSQSQAIHARSWVPLQDTPGVRFTYKAHIVSRPDVMVLMSADNDPNAVRDGDYRFKMAEPIPSYLLAIAAGDLVFKPISARSGVWAEPVMVDKAAKEFEDTEKMIAAAETLYGQYRWGRYDMLVLPSSFPFGGMENPRLTFVTPTVIVGDKSLVSLIAHELAHSWSGNLVTNASWKDIWLNEGFTTYVQARITEALYGQTMADMERQVDQMDIFAALKDIPKADQKLVLSTLTKRDPDDALSPIAYVKGAWFLQFLEQRVGREVFDPFLRGWFDSHAFQSATSEDFIVYLKQYLLSQDPNAITTEELDSWLNAPGIPAIAQKVRSLSFANVDGARIAWSGSGLLPNRQVTDGWGTQQWVYFLSRMGGTLKLEQLKQLDEAYHFTGTPNGEIAMRWYPLAIRSGYTAAWPEAGAFIGRVGRLKLILPIYAELSKTPKGLFFAKQIFAKFKSLYHPITIASVESVLVREQVAQAAKASKGG, from the coding sequence ATGTGTCCTTTGATCCCGCGCCTTTTTGGACTTGCAGCAATCGTTATGGTGGGTTGCTCGAATCAGTCCGCGTCTGTGGTGCCATCTTCGATGTCGGCACATGTCGTTGCTGTTGGGAAAGCCGATATTCGCCGTCATGATGAAAGTTCTTATGCCGAATCAGATAAGGTCGTCATTAAGCATTTGGCGTTGGATCTTAAGCTGGATTTTGATAAGAAGACGCTGGCTGGTACCGCGACCTATTCGCTTGACTGGAAGGACAAGGATGCGAAGCAAATCGTGCTTGATACTCGTGAGCTGAGCATTGAGAAGATTGAAGTTGACGACGGCCAAGGGCACTTGAATCAGCTTAAGTTTGTTTTATTCCCAGCCGACAAAATATTGGGTAGCAAACTGGTTATTGAGACTCCTTCGCAGCCTACCCAGATCCGTGTCACTTACCGGACTGCTCCGAGTGCTTCTGGCTTGCAATGGATGGAGCCGGCGATGACGGAGGGCAAACGCTTGCCTTTTATGTTCAGTCAATCTCAAGCGATCCATGCCCGCAGTTGGGTACCGCTCCAGGACACCCCAGGTGTACGTTTTACCTACAAGGCCCACATCGTTTCGCGTCCAGATGTGATGGTGTTGATGAGTGCCGACAACGACCCCAACGCAGTACGCGATGGCGATTACCGCTTCAAAATGGCTGAGCCGATCCCCTCTTATCTGTTGGCGATCGCTGCAGGTGATTTGGTCTTCAAGCCGATTTCTGCGCGTTCTGGTGTTTGGGCCGAGCCGGTTATGGTGGATAAGGCGGCAAAGGAATTTGAGGATACCGAAAAAATGATCGCTGCCGCCGAGACGCTATACGGTCAGTATCGTTGGGGACGTTACGATATGTTGGTATTGCCGTCGTCGTTTCCATTTGGTGGGATGGAGAATCCGCGTCTGACCTTTGTCACTCCAACGGTGATTGTGGGTGACAAATCGCTGGTTTCGTTGATTGCACATGAGTTGGCGCATAGTTGGTCTGGCAATTTGGTGACTAATGCTTCGTGGAAGGATATTTGGCTCAATGAAGGTTTCACGACCTATGTGCAAGCGCGCATTACTGAGGCGCTGTACGGTCAGACGATGGCCGATATGGAGCGTCAAGTCGATCAAATGGATATTTTTGCAGCGTTGAAGGATATTCCCAAAGCCGATCAAAAATTGGTGCTGTCGACGTTGACCAAGCGTGATCCGGATGATGCACTGAGTCCTATCGCTTATGTGAAAGGGGCATGGTTCCTACAGTTTCTTGAGCAACGTGTTGGGCGTGAGGTGTTCGATCCGTTTCTACGTGGTTGGTTTGACAGCCATGCGTTTCAAAGTGCGACAAGCGAAGATTTTATCGTTTATCTGAAGCAGTATTTGTTATCCCAAGATCCCAATGCGATTACTACCGAGGAATTGGATAGTTGGCTGAACGCCCCTGGTATTCCGGCAATTGCTCAGAAGGTGCGTTCGCTGAGTTTCGCCAATGTGGATGGTGCACGTATTGCTTGGAGTGGTAGTGGTCTCTTACCGAATAGGCAGGTGACTGATGGTTGGGGTACCCAGCAGTGGGTCTATTTTCTTAGCAGAATGGGTGGGACGCTCAAGCTTGAGCAACTCAAGCAGCTTGACGAAGCTTACCACTTCACCGGTACGCCAAATGGCGAGATTGCGATGCGTTGGTATCCATTGGCGATCCGTAGTGGTTATACCGCTGCGTGGCCGGAGGCGGGTGCCTTCATAGGGCGTGTGGGTCGACTCAAGCTGATATTACCGATTTACGCTGAGTTGTCGAAAACCCCAAAGGGATTATTTTTTGCTAAACAAATTTTTGCAAAATTTAAATCTCTTTATCATCCAATCACCATCGCATCGGTGGAGAGTGTGTTGGTGAGAGAGCAAGTTGCACAGGCAGCGAAAGCTTCTAAGGGAGGCTGA
- a CDS encoding DUF255 domain-containing protein, translating to MTRMNAILLGSVLRIFIITFMILIAACQVSLPDSVMPRPVDTTMHKLSVADPTQPVTSGNTPTAADIAAVAALNAEFDPGRDPVADLATAKVEAKRGGKQIILSIGSKRCSWCRVMDEFINGDAEIRSFRDAHFIWMKVNVSDENKNEVFLARFPKVKNYPHLFVLDADAKLLSSRFTADFEKGHSYDRRRFFAFLRQSVPSKN from the coding sequence ATGACGAGGATGAACGCAATTTTGTTAGGTTCTGTATTAAGAATCTTTATTATCACATTTATGATTCTCATCGCTGCTTGTCAAGTATCGTTACCAGATTCGGTGATGCCTCGTCCTGTGGATACTACGATGCATAAGCTTTCAGTGGCTGATCCGACTCAACCAGTGACTTCTGGAAATACACCGACGGCAGCGGACATCGCTGCTGTTGCGGCTCTGAATGCTGAGTTTGATCCGGGCCGTGATCCAGTCGCAGATTTGGCGACAGCGAAGGTTGAAGCGAAACGTGGTGGTAAGCAGATCATATTGAGTATTGGGAGCAAGAGGTGTTCCTGGTGCCGTGTTATGGATGAGTTTATTAATGGTGATGCTGAGATACGAAGTTTCCGTGACGCTCATTTTATTTGGATGAAGGTTAATGTTAGCGATGAAAATAAAAATGAGGTGTTTCTGGCGCGCTTCCCGAAAGTGAAGAATTACCCTCACTTGTTCGTGCTTGATGCCGATGCCAAATTACTGAGTTCTCGGTTTACTGCTGATTTTGAGAAAGGTCACAGTTATGATCGTAGGAGATTTTTTGCGTTCTTGCGCCAATCCGTGCCTTCAAAGAATTGA
- a CDS encoding MarR family winged helix-turn-helix transcriptional regulator: MSESNTASHTIHINLEQFLPFRMSMLSKHINDNIAKIYEHRYNIAATEWQVITILALYPGSSASKVSEHSAMDKVAVSRAVARLLKHHFIQRETHGDDRRRSMLTLSPIGHQVYETVAPLINDMKNRLMSVLSEKERQLLEHLIDRLIKEGLPRMILQD, encoded by the coding sequence ATGAGCGAATCCAATACCGCATCTCATACGATCCATATCAACCTGGAACAATTCTTGCCGTTCCGTATGAGCATGCTATCCAAACACATCAACGATAACATTGCCAAAATTTACGAGCACCGATACAACATTGCTGCCACAGAATGGCAAGTCATTACGATCTTGGCACTGTATCCTGGTTCTTCAGCAAGTAAAGTCTCTGAGCACAGCGCAATGGACAAAGTGGCAGTAAGCCGCGCAGTAGCGCGCCTACTGAAGCACCACTTCATCCAACGTGAAACTCATGGGGATGACCGACGTCGTTCGATGCTGACTCTCTCTCCCATTGGCCACCAAGTCTATGAAACTGTAGCGCCATTGATTAATGATATGAAAAACAGACTCATGTCGGTTCTTTCCGAAAAGGAGCGCCAACTGCTAGAGCACCTGATTGATCGGCTGATAAAAGAAGGGTTACCGCGAATGATATTACAAGACTAG
- a CDS encoding H-NS histone family protein: MIDNNVLNLDAIAEAKVKLTEELRRLEEQEVHLLQQQAAEMFSRVIALLNDFGKHFNGKQKAEIAALIMVNDERPKTRKALSADARRVVVPKYCLPHSGETWTGRGRLPSSFAAWEGTAAYKEWKSNHPNERFPAFQG, encoded by the coding sequence ATGATTGACAACAATGTTTTGAATCTGGATGCCATTGCTGAAGCCAAGGTAAAATTGACAGAAGAACTGCGCAGGCTTGAGGAACAGGAAGTGCATTTACTCCAGCAGCAAGCAGCTGAAATGTTTAGCCGTGTGATTGCTCTTTTGAATGATTTTGGTAAGCACTTCAATGGCAAGCAAAAAGCAGAAATTGCTGCTTTAATCATGGTAAATGATGAAAGGCCTAAGACTAGGAAGGCTTTGTCTGCTGACGCGCGTCGTGTGGTTGTGCCTAAATATTGCTTACCCCACAGTGGTGAAACTTGGACTGGTCGCGGGCGTCTCCCGAGTTCATTTGCTGCATGGGAAGGTACCGCTGCTTACAAGGAATGGAAATCCAATCATCCGAATGAGAGGTTTCCTGCATTTCAGGGTTGA